In a single window of the Lagenorhynchus albirostris chromosome 19, mLagAlb1.1, whole genome shotgun sequence genome:
- the EMP3 gene encoding epithelial membrane protein 3, which produces MSLLLLVVSALHILILILLFVATLDKSWWALPGKESLNLWYDCTWNSDNKTWACSNVSENGWLKAVQVLMVLSLILCCLSFILFMFQLYTMRRGGLFYATGLCQLCTSVAVFTGALIYAIHAEEILAERPSGGSFGYCFALAWVAFPLALASGIIYIHLRKRE; this is translated from the exons ATGTCACTCCTCCTGCTGGTGGTCTCTGCCCTTCACATCCTCATTCTCATCCTGCTTTTCGTGGCCACTCTGGACAAG TCCTGGTGGGCCCTCCCCGGGAAGGAGTCCCTGAATCTCTGGTACGACTGCACATGGAACAGTGACAACAAAACGTGGGCCTGCAGTAATGTCAGCGAGAAcg GCTGGCTGAAGGCGGTACAGGTCCTCATGGTGCTTTCCCTCATCCTCTGCTGTCTGTCCTTCATCCTGTTCATGTTCCAGCTCTACACCATGCGGCGAGGAGGGCTCTTCTATGCCACTGGCCTCTGCCAGCTTTGCACCA GCGTGGCGGTGTTTACCGGGGCGCTGATCTATGCCATTCACGCCGAGGAGATCCTGGCGGAGCGCCCATCAGGGGGCAGCTTCGGTTACTGCTTCGCCCTGGCCTGGGTGGCCTTCCCCCTCGCCCTGGCCAGCGGCATCATCTACATCCACTTGCGGAAGCGGGAGTGA